The genomic region GCAAGGAGTACCGCGTCATGGTGTCGCGAGCCATGACGGACCGGGACGAGCCGGGCACGTGGATGGTGGAGGTGCACGCGACGGGCCTTGCGGGAGGCCAGCCCTTCGATCGGCTGGAGCAGACCGCCTTCGGCTTCGTGGTGCCTACGGCGCGCATCGCCTCGGTGGGGCGCGAGCGGCTGGTGCGAGACGCGAGCGGCCGGGTGGCGGCGCTCGAGGTGGACGTGGTGGTGGAGAGCCAGGGGCTCGACCGCTACGAGGTGACGGGGACGCTGGTGGCGACGGACAAGAAGGGCGTGGAGCGGACGGTGGCCGAGGCCCAGGTGACGGACCAGCTCGGCTCGGGCTCTCACGTGCTGACGCTGCGCTTCGACGCGGGGCACGCGGGGCTGTCGCGGCTCGGCGGCAGCTACGCGCTGCGGGGGCTGCAGCTCTACTCGCTCGGCACCAACACGCTGTACCACCGGCTGAACCGGGGGCTGGAGGTCCGCTTCCCGGCGGTGCGCGTCGACGAGCTGGCGGCTCCTGAGATGACGCCCGCCATCGAGATGATGCTGAACGCGGGCGCGTTCAACGTCACGGAGTAGCGGGGGCCACGAACCTCCCCTGTGCCTCTCCGGAAGCCAGCGGGGCGCCCTCGGGCGCTCCCGTGTCCGCGCTACCGGAGAGGCAACTCGCGGAAGAGGATGTCCTGCTCGTAGCCCAGGCGCCGAACCGTCTCCACGAAGCGCTCGGAGGCGATGATGGCCGTGGGGAAGTCCTCCAATCGGAACGCATCCAGCTCTGGGGGAACAGAGGAGGCTCGCAGGATGAGCTCCTCCGGACGCTTCCACCCCTTGCGGCCACACTTCGTGCAGGGCTCTGGCCGGTACTCTGGCAGGCAGTCCGGATGCGCCTGGCCGCGAGGCAGCAGCTCCAGCTCGAGCAGCTCTGGCGGGTTCTTCTGGCGAAAGCGCAGCTCGGTGCGACAGCCCTTCAGGCCCTGGACTCCTTCGGCTTGCAAGCGCTCCAGCGCCTCGCGTCTCATCAGCAGCAGCCACGAGGAGTACAGGAAGAAGGGGCCGAACTCCCCCTGAGCGGTGCCTGTGAGCGGCCCCAGCTCCGTGCCTGGCCACAGGGGAACACCGGGAGGAACCAGGGGGCGCACCTGCTCTCGCAGCCGCTCGAACTCAGCGTAGTTCTCCTCCAACCGGGCCGTGTACTTCTCCTGATCCGGCAGGCGGGAGAGGTCCACGGAGGGATAGGCATCGACGTTGCTGGACCAGACTGCATCACACTGAGGGCAGTGCACTCCAGGCAGCCCCCACCGATGCTCAGCCCAATAGGAGCCAGAGTAACGTGGCTCTCGTACACCATCGACCTGGTAGTAGCGCATGGCCCTCACCAGTTTCCGACGGGCGGCGGCTGCGTCCACCGGCGGTAATACGGGACAACCGGACCGAGCAGCTGGAATTCATAGAGAAGCTGCCCTGCGTACCGGAAGATCTCTTCTTTCGGGGCATCAAAGTGAGCTTGCTGGTACTTCCGCCATGCCTCGTTCCACGCTCCTCCCGAGGGCGGCGGATGGTGGATCCGCCGATGTACATCCACCAGCAGCGGCATCGTGTAGTCGTGGACGTTGATGCCCTTGGAGGCAAACCACCTCTTGAGGCCAGGCTCCTGCGGAAAGATGTGGTGCTTCTCATGGGGCTTGCGCCACTCCTCCGCCCACTGCTCCAACAGCTTCTTCTGGCTGGGCAGCGGCTCGGGCTTGGGCCCCCACGGGATGATGAAGACGGGCTGCGAGGGCTTGGGTAACCCATCCGCACTGCCCCAGTACCTCTGCGCCGTGCCCCCGGGAATGGGTAGCACCATGCCACCGGTGCGCGCGGGCACCACCTGCCCCACCTGCAGCAGTCCCATCACCTCGCGGCATCGGTACAGACCGCACTGCTGACCGTCACACAGCGGCAGCAGGCTCTCCTCCTCCGCGCATAGTTCCTCGAAGGAGGCAACTCTCTCCCCCTCCTCGACCTCCTCACCCAGCGAAACCTGCGTTGACGCGCACGCCGTGAGCCCGGCGCACAACAGCAGCCACACCCAACCTCGAAACACTTCGACCATGGGCCGCCAACATACCTCGCCTTGGATGGGCCACGGGCTCCACTCCAACAAACCCTTCGGACGGCCTACCGCAGAGGCAGCTCACGGAAGGCGATGTCCTGCTCGTAGCCCAGGCGTCTGGCCGTTTCCACGAAGCGCTCGGAGGCGACGATGGCAGTCATGAAGTCCTCCAGGCGGAACGCATCCAGCTCCGGGGGAACGGAGGAGGCTCTCAGGATGAGCTCCTCCGGACGCTTCCACCCCTTGCGGCCGCACTTCGTGCAGGGCTCTGGCCGGTACTCCGGCAGGCATTCG from Hyalangium gracile harbors:
- the sitI6 gene encoding SitI6 family double-CXXCG motif immunity protein; the protein is MRYYQVDGVREPRYSGSYWAEHRWGLPGVHCPQCDAVWSSNVDAYPSVDLSRLPDQEKYTARLEENYAEFERLREQVRPLVPPGVPLWPGTELGPLTGTAQGEFGPFFLYSSWLLLMRREALERLQAEGVQGLKGCRTELRFRQKNPPELLELELLPRGQAHPDCLPEYRPEPCTKCGRKGWKRPEELILRASSVPPELDAFRLEDFPTAIIASERFVETVRRLGYEQDILFRELPLR
- the sitA6 gene encoding SitA6 family polymorphic toxin lipoprotein, translated to MVEVFRGWVWLLLCAGLTACASTQVSLGEEVEEGERVASFEELCAEEESLLPLCDGQQCGLYRCREVMGLLQVGQVVPARTGGMVLPIPGGTAQRYWGSADGLPKPSQPVFIIPWGPKPEPLPSQKKLLEQWAEEWRKPHEKHHIFPQEPGLKRWFASKGINVHDYTMPLLVDVHRRIHHPPPSGGAWNEAWRKYQQAHFDAPKEEIFRYAGQLLYEFQLLGPVVPYYRRWTQPPPVGNW